In the Flavisolibacter tropicus genome, one interval contains:
- a CDS encoding HYR domain-containing protein has product MKTFLLRCPLLLLAVFMTSLALSQNCSLSSLGNIVVPAEKGKSGAVVTLPDVVTACGKITYTRVPATPTFPIGVTTTFPIGVTTVKAESANGRTTKEFTVTVLDAEPPVITTPDPLFLNTDAGACSASSTNLRTPTVSDNTAIIVGTRSDKQSITSSYPKGTTIITWSATDAAGNQATTTQLVVVSDKQAPVMVLPFDAASITKNTDADVCSYTVKGSEFDASATDNCGQAAISYSWSGACSGKADNSLAGTVFAKGTTTVWCTATDADGNTSEWVFDIVVADKQVPVMKLPFTDASISKNTDADVCSYTVIGPEFDASATDNCAGAVTISYSWSGACSGNADNSLAGSVFAKGTTTVWCKATDGDGNVAEWTFDIAVADKQAPVMVLPFDAASITKNTDADVCSYTVKGSEFDASATDNCGQAAISYSWSGACSGKADNSLAGTVFAKGTTTVWCTATDASGNKSYWTFDISVEDRQAPVINSVRATPDVLWAPNHKMTDITLTYDVAENCSGLTFQVLSITSNESENGLGDGNTNVDWDKGTDGQHIQLRAERSGTGTDRIYSIVLQVTDGSGNKSEPITVTVTVPHDQGKKEEAETQKSLSMVVAPNPSQNNFTIKATSENTTDKITMIVSDSMGRPVYRKNNITPGQVITMGSDLQPGSYFVVLQQGNQTTQQQIIKIK; this is encoded by the coding sequence ATGAAGACATTTCTACTTCGATGTCCATTGCTGCTATTGGCAGTATTTATGACTTCCCTGGCGCTCTCGCAAAACTGTTCTCTTAGTTCATTAGGCAATATCGTTGTCCCAGCCGAAAAAGGTAAATCAGGGGCTGTAGTTACTTTGCCTGACGTAGTTACTGCTTGCGGTAAAATAACCTACACTCGGGTTCCAGCAACACCAACATTTCCCATAGGAGTAACTACAACATTTCCTATTGGGGTAACAACCGTTAAGGCCGAGTCAGCTAATGGTAGAACAACCAAGGAGTTTACCGTGACCGTATTGGATGCCGAGCCTCCGGTTATTACTACTCCGGATCCATTATTTTTAAATACGGATGCAGGTGCTTGTTCTGCTTCAAGTACCAACCTGAGAACGCCCACTGTGAGCGATAATACTGCCATCATAGTTGGCACCCGCAGCGACAAGCAGTCAATAACTAGCTCCTATCCCAAGGGGACAACTATCATTACCTGGTCTGCTACGGATGCAGCTGGCAACCAGGCAACCACTACCCAATTGGTAGTGGTGAGTGACAAACAGGCTCCGGTAATGGTGTTGCCTTTTGATGCTGCGTCGATTACCAAAAACACCGATGCCGATGTGTGCTCCTATACTGTAAAAGGCTCTGAGTTTGATGCCAGTGCTACCGACAATTGCGGCCAGGCTGCCATCAGCTACTCCTGGTCAGGCGCTTGCTCCGGCAAGGCCGACAATAGTTTGGCAGGTACTGTCTTTGCCAAAGGCACCACTACGGTTTGGTGTACTGCCACCGACGCCGATGGAAATACTTCAGAGTGGGTGTTTGATATAGTGGTAGCTGATAAACAAGTGCCAGTAATGAAGTTGCCATTTACTGATGCCAGTATTTCCAAAAACACTGATGCTGATGTTTGCTCTTACACCGTAATAGGCCCTGAGTTTGACGCCAGTGCTACAGACAACTGTGCTGGTGCCGTTACAATAAGTTATTCCTGGTCAGGGGCATGCTCTGGTAATGCTGATAACAGTTTGGCAGGTAGCGTTTTTGCAAAAGGTACTACTACTGTTTGGTGCAAGGCTACTGATGGAGATGGAAACGTTGCAGAATGGACATTTGATATTGCTGTTGCAGACAAGCAGGCTCCGGTAATGGTGTTGCCTTTTGATGCTGCGTCGATTACCAAAAACACCGATGCCGATGTGTGCTCCTATACTGTAAAAGGCTCTGAGTTTGATGCCAGTGCTACCGACAATTGCGGCCAGGCTGCCATCAGCTACTCCTGGTCAGGCGCTTGCTCCGGCAAGGCCGACAATAGTTTGGCAGGTACTGTCTTTGCCAAAGGCACCACTACGGTTTGGTGTACTGCCACCGACGCAAGTGGCAATAAATCATATTGGACATTTGATATTTCGGTAGAAGATCGTCAGGCGCCAGTAATTAATAGTGTTAGGGCTACCCCTGATGTCTTGTGGGCACCCAACCATAAGATGACAGATATTACGCTCACGTATGATGTGGCGGAGAATTGCTCTGGGTTAACCTTCCAGGTTTTATCCATCACCAGCAATGAATCAGAGAATGGCCTTGGCGATGGTAATACCAATGTTGATTGGGATAAAGGAACGGATGGTCAGCATATTCAATTGCGCGCTGAACGTTCTGGAACTGGCACAGATCGTATCTATTCCATTGTGCTGCAAGTGACCGATGGGTCTGGTAATAAATCAGAGCCCATTACTGTAACAGTTACCGTTCCGCATGATCAAGGTAAAAAAGAGGAAGCTGAAACTCAGAAGTCATTGAGTATGGTAGTAGCGCCAAATCCAAGCCAGAACAATTTTACCATTAAGGCCACCAGTGAAAACACAACCGATAAGATTACAATGATCGTTTCGGACAGTATGGGACGCCCTGTATACCGCAAAAACAATATAACACCAGGACAAGTCATTACCATGGGAAGTGACTTGCAGCCTGGTAGTTACTTTGTTGTATTGCAACAAGGCAACCAGACTACCCAGCAACAAATCATAAAGATCAAATAG
- a CDS encoding FISUMP domain-containing protein has protein sequence MKMKFFYVVVLSAVASLYSCKKDDKDQPNPTPTEPTVVSIGGREYPIVKIGTQSWTGVNYNGAGGSYFNEVSPVVVYGKLYTYTEAMAVTPPAGWHLPSQADYVKLLESQGATFTDGKTTQVDAIKKITSVSGWAGGFQGTNTSTFNAFPAGYYTGTSFSYEGTLTIFWTSSKVIGTNTPYFLSVGSTEASFYADAVTTQRFSLRFVKDN, from the coding sequence ATGAAAATGAAGTTTTTTTATGTAGTGGTACTGTCGGCAGTGGCCAGCTTATATAGTTGTAAGAAAGACGATAAGGATCAACCAAATCCTACACCAACTGAACCCACTGTAGTAAGTATCGGTGGCAGAGAGTATCCCATTGTAAAGATCGGTACCCAGAGTTGGACTGGTGTGAACTATAATGGTGCAGGTGGCTCTTACTTCAATGAGGTTTCTCCTGTAGTTGTATACGGGAAGCTATATACCTATACAGAGGCGATGGCTGTAACCCCGCCAGCTGGCTGGCACCTGCCTTCTCAAGCTGATTATGTAAAGCTATTGGAGTCGCAGGGAGCAACGTTTACCGATGGTAAAACCACCCAGGTTGACGCGATAAAGAAAATAACATCAGTTTCTGGCTGGGCCGGAGGGTTTCAGGGTACCAACACGTCTACATTCAATGCCTTCCCTGCTGGATATTATACAGGGACTTCCTTTAGCTATGAGGGAACATTGACCATTTTCTGGACATCGTCTAAAGTTATCGGAACAAATACGCCTTATTTCTTATCTGTAGGATCTACAGAAGCCTCTTTCTATGCCGATGCTGTTACTACACAGCGCTTTTCGCTTCGCTTTGTGAAGGATAACTGA
- a CDS encoding DUF5686 and carboxypeptidase regulatory-like domain-containing protein, whose amino-acid sequence MNKLLFLLFSLTLALGLQAQTFKLQGKAVNSRQEGIPYVTIQVQEFQTGGLVTRQDGSYELSLARGTYRLQITAVGYISQEISITIDSNMHKDIVLEDAEQSLGEVIVRAKAKDRADEVMRQVVRKKDSIQAAAGPYSCNVYIKALEESDSRSQAKKDTGSWEGMSMAEIMLKLDVESESRIKEERLGVRQNGTTSRLFYLSATDGNFNFFNNLVKVPSISQTPFLSPISNSGLIAYHFKTTKVKRNGKHRIYTISVKPLEVTNATVEGEVTVSDSAWTVMHARFRFPSYHLQEFDFFEVEQDFDFVNDQAWMMTRQQFTYRSKDRKNKYAGHTTASYSQFELNKTFDKRHFKNELSATASKAYQQDSIFWEAVRTPPLTASEARFVRYSDSLAAVARTERYLDSLDRKINKLTWMKMGFFGQSLNDHRKERTWHFTPLISLYRPFAYGGGRLGAGVYYGRTFPSRKMTTVNVDLSYGLRNNDVNGTVDLYRRYNTFKLASYTLEAGRDFAFISEGDALINMVKRNNIYLNNYLGAGHAFELVNGLFIFSEAQMAFRRSVAEYKTGKLVDSLFNEVLTENQPVAFNPYNALYSKIKVEYTPMQRYRRDANEKIILGSKWPTLFVQWEKGIPNIAGSEVNFDYLEFGLKQVLNVGLLGVSRYTVRSGSFLNKTDLRLIDYKVQRRGDPLLFMDPHKAFQALDSSFSLFNRFVDAHFFHQFNGLFVNKIPLLKKLKLREVAGTGFLYAPERDLRYVELFAGLERAFESPFNPMDKFKVGIYVVTATSNQFKDPVQFKIGFTTWDKRKNRWR is encoded by the coding sequence ATGAACAAACTTTTATTCCTGCTCTTCTCGTTAACACTGGCCCTTGGCTTACAGGCTCAGACCTTTAAGCTGCAAGGAAAAGCAGTCAATAGCCGTCAGGAAGGTATCCCTTATGTTACTATCCAGGTGCAGGAATTTCAAACAGGCGGGCTTGTTACCCGCCAGGACGGATCTTATGAACTGTCCCTGGCGCGGGGTACATACAGGCTGCAGATAACCGCCGTAGGCTACATCAGCCAGGAGATCTCCATCACTATCGACAGCAATATGCATAAAGACATTGTGCTGGAAGATGCCGAACAGAGCCTGGGCGAGGTGATTGTGCGCGCAAAGGCCAAAGACCGGGCCGATGAAGTGATGCGACAGGTAGTGCGCAAAAAAGACAGCATCCAGGCAGCAGCTGGCCCTTATTCTTGTAATGTTTATATCAAGGCCCTGGAAGAAAGTGATAGCAGAAGCCAGGCAAAAAAAGATACCGGCAGCTGGGAAGGTATGTCCATGGCTGAAATCATGCTAAAACTGGATGTAGAATCAGAAAGCCGTATAAAAGAAGAACGTTTGGGAGTACGGCAGAACGGCACTACCAGCCGACTCTTTTACCTGTCTGCTACCGATGGCAACTTCAATTTCTTTAACAACCTGGTGAAGGTTCCATCTATTTCACAAACACCATTCTTATCTCCTATTAGCAATAGCGGCCTGATAGCCTACCACTTCAAAACCACCAAGGTGAAACGCAATGGTAAGCACCGTATTTACACCATTTCGGTAAAACCATTGGAAGTTACCAATGCTACGGTAGAAGGCGAAGTAACCGTTTCGGATAGCGCCTGGACTGTTATGCATGCCCGCTTTCGCTTCCCCAGCTATCACCTGCAGGAGTTTGATTTTTTTGAAGTGGAGCAAGACTTTGATTTTGTCAACGACCAGGCTTGGATGATGACTCGCCAGCAGTTTACTTACCGTTCTAAAGACCGGAAGAACAAATACGCAGGTCATACAACAGCCTCCTATTCTCAATTTGAATTAAACAAAACCTTTGATAAACGTCATTTCAAAAACGAATTGAGTGCCACGGCCAGCAAAGCCTACCAACAGGATAGCATCTTCTGGGAGGCCGTGCGTACGCCACCACTTACAGCCAGCGAAGCACGCTTTGTACGCTATAGCGATAGCCTGGCGGCCGTGGCCCGCACAGAACGCTACCTGGATTCTTTGGACCGTAAGATCAATAAGCTCACCTGGATGAAGATGGGTTTCTTTGGCCAGTCATTGAACGACCATAGAAAAGAACGCACCTGGCATTTCACGCCGCTCATTTCCTTATACCGTCCCTTTGCCTATGGTGGAGGCCGCCTGGGAGCCGGCGTTTATTACGGTCGCACGTTCCCTTCCCGCAAAATGACAACAGTGAATGTTGATCTGAGTTATGGCCTGCGCAATAATGATGTTAATGGCACCGTAGATCTGTACCGCCGGTACAACACGTTCAAACTGGCTTCCTATACTTTGGAAGCTGGTCGCGATTTTGCCTTCATTTCTGAAGGCGATGCCTTGATCAACATGGTCAAGCGAAACAATATTTACTTAAACAACTACTTAGGGGCAGGTCATGCTTTTGAATTGGTCAATGGCTTATTCATTTTTAGTGAAGCGCAAATGGCCTTCCGCCGCTCGGTAGCTGAATACAAAACCGGCAAGTTGGTAGACAGTCTTTTCAACGAGGTACTGACAGAAAACCAACCGGTAGCATTCAATCCCTATAACGCTCTTTATAGTAAGATAAAGGTAGAATACACTCCTATGCAGCGCTACCGCCGCGATGCCAATGAGAAGATCATCCTGGGTTCAAAATGGCCAACCCTTTTTGTTCAGTGGGAAAAAGGCATTCCGAATATAGCTGGCAGCGAAGTGAACTTCGACTATCTGGAGTTTGGTCTTAAGCAGGTGCTGAATGTAGGCCTGCTTGGTGTATCGCGCTACACCGTACGTTCGGGATCGTTCTTAAACAAAACCGACCTGCGCTTGATCGATTATAAGGTACAGCGCCGTGGCGACCCGCTGCTGTTTATGGACCCACATAAGGCCTTCCAGGCGCTGGACTCTTCTTTCTCGCTGTTTAACCGTTTTGTTGATGCCCACTTCTTTCACCAGTTCAACGGCTTGTTTGTTAACAAGATTCCGCTGCTGAAAAAACTAAAGCTGCGCGAAGTAGCCGGCACCGGTTTTCTCTATGCACCCGAACGAGACCTCCGCTATGTAGAACTGTTTGCCGGCCTGGAGCGAGCATTTGAATCACCTTTCAACCCTATGGATAAATTCAAGGTTGGCATTTATGTAGTAACAGCTACTTCCAATCAATTCAAAGACCCTGTCCAATTCAAGATCGGGTTCACCACCTGGGATAAAAGAAAGAATCGCTGGCGATAG
- a CDS encoding protein-tyrosine phosphatase family protein, with protein MSQVIKEEVERLLPQIKQGEVTSATIEELTGKVRQAMIDDPTQGKVMGPLLAQISAAVKAQVVRPNVHWVAVEKGGLAIGHKPGGKIPFDGLKQVGASAVLTLLHENEGATPIGQQVEKAGMQWVWFPFSASRPHQGNELTQVVNLFTHLRQLLHNGCKIYIHCSAGIHRTGMITYGLLRFLGKDKREASQLLQALREVTAAQVGEDRLAWGDQFGKTQE; from the coding sequence ATGAGTCAAGTTATTAAAGAAGAAGTTGAGCGTTTGCTGCCACAGATAAAACAAGGTGAAGTAACATCGGCAACTATAGAAGAACTTACCGGTAAGGTGCGCCAGGCCATGATAGACGATCCAACACAGGGCAAGGTAATGGGTCCATTACTAGCACAGATCAGTGCAGCAGTAAAAGCACAAGTTGTGCGCCCCAATGTTCATTGGGTAGCCGTAGAAAAAGGCGGACTGGCCATTGGACATAAACCCGGTGGCAAGATTCCATTTGATGGCTTAAAGCAAGTTGGCGCATCTGCTGTACTCACCTTGCTCCATGAAAATGAAGGCGCTACGCCTATTGGACAACAAGTGGAAAAAGCGGGCATGCAGTGGGTCTGGTTTCCTTTTTCGGCATCACGTCCGCACCAAGGCAATGAACTAACTCAAGTAGTCAATCTCTTTACACACCTCAGGCAACTACTGCATAACGGATGTAAAATCTATATACATTGCTCGGCAGGTATTCACCGCACTGGCATGATCACCTATGGCCTCCTACGCTTTCTGGGCAAGGACAAAAGGGAAGCCTCGCAATTACTGCAAGCACTTCGCGAAGTAACGGCCGCCCAGGTTGGAGAAGACCGCCTGGCATGGGGCGATCAGTTTGGTAAAACACAAGAATAA
- a CDS encoding DUF2911 domain-containing protein gives MNHKILLSFLLLFFVMATSWAQNDKSTRPSPPATASGKVGDATITINYSSPAVKGRKIWGDLVPFDQVWRAGANEATIFETDKNIMVEGKQLPAGKYSLFAIPGATEWQFIFNSETGQWGVKRSGEANRDPAKDVLTVKVKSSPSSTMNERLAYAVTATGFALRWENLEVPVRIK, from the coding sequence ATGAATCACAAAATCCTTCTTTCTTTCTTACTTCTGTTTTTTGTAATGGCAACATCCTGGGCCCAAAACGATAAGTCAACTCGTCCGAGCCCGCCAGCTACGGCATCTGGTAAAGTAGGTGATGCTACCATCACGATCAACTATAGCAGTCCCGCAGTAAAAGGCCGTAAAATATGGGGTGACCTGGTACCCTTTGACCAGGTGTGGCGTGCAGGAGCCAATGAGGCTACCATTTTTGAAACCGATAAAAACATTATGGTAGAAGGTAAGCAACTGCCTGCCGGTAAATACAGTCTTTTTGCTATTCCGGGTGCTACGGAGTGGCAGTTCATCTTTAATTCTGAGACCGGTCAGTGGGGCGTGAAACGTTCTGGCGAAGCCAACCGCGACCCTGCTAAAGATGTACTGACCGTAAAAGTAAAATCTTCTCCATCTTCCACTATGAATGAGCGCTTAGCCTATGCGGTAACCGCTACTGGTTTTGCGCTTCGTTGGGAAAACCTGGAAGTACCTGTGCGCATTAAATAA